A stretch of the Streptosporangium sp. NBC_01755 genome encodes the following:
- a CDS encoding FAD-dependent monooxygenase, which translates to MRAIIVGAGIAGLAAALRLRQIGWDTLIVERAPARRGGGYAVTFGGIGYDAAERMGILDALRRRSFVTEELVYHKPDGSRRFALDRDTIVATTGPRSITILRGDLEAILFEQVHDHGEIRFATTVTAIDQDGDAVHATLSDGRVERADLLIGADGLHSATRALVFGPEEDYLLDLDHQVAVYMLDQRPAAIAPGTTGTLSSGGRTMAVISVGDGRNVAFFGYRTDRATPGQDPRTVLPEVYGDIGWVVPEVLAGMDRTDSVYFDSISQVVAKQWSRGRVVLLGDAAWCVTLFAGYGSALAVGGADLLGTALADHPGDIGAALNAWESALRPEVDKKQKLGRRVKGVYAPANPLLLWLSLLPLRLATLGPVRRYMTRRFIKG; encoded by the coding sequence ATGCGCGCCATCATCGTCGGAGCCGGCATCGCCGGCCTGGCCGCCGCCCTGCGCCTGCGCCAGATCGGCTGGGACACTCTCATCGTCGAACGCGCGCCCGCCCGCCGCGGCGGTGGTTACGCGGTCACCTTCGGCGGCATCGGCTACGACGCCGCCGAACGCATGGGCATCCTGGACGCCCTGCGCCGTCGATCCTTCGTCACCGAGGAACTCGTCTACCACAAGCCCGACGGCTCTCGCCGCTTCGCCCTCGACCGCGACACCATCGTCGCCACCACCGGGCCGCGCTCGATCACCATCCTGCGCGGCGACCTCGAAGCCATCCTGTTCGAGCAGGTCCACGACCACGGTGAGATCCGCTTCGCCACCACCGTCACCGCCATCGACCAGGACGGCGACGCGGTCCACGCCACCCTCAGCGACGGCCGCGTCGAACGCGCCGACCTGCTCATCGGCGCCGACGGCCTGCACTCGGCCACCCGTGCGCTGGTCTTCGGCCCAGAGGAGGACTACCTGCTCGATCTCGACCACCAGGTCGCCGTCTACATGCTCGACCAGCGCCCCGCCGCCATCGCGCCCGGCACCACCGGCACGCTGTCCTCAGGCGGCCGCACCATGGCGGTGATCAGTGTCGGCGACGGCCGCAACGTCGCCTTCTTCGGTTACCGCACCGACCGCGCCACCCCAGGTCAGGACCCGCGCACGGTGCTACCCGAGGTGTACGGCGACATCGGCTGGGTGGTGCCCGAAGTGCTCGCGGGCATGGACAGGACCGACTCGGTCTACTTCGACAGCATCAGCCAGGTCGTGGCCAAGCAGTGGAGCCGCGGCCGGGTGGTGCTGCTCGGCGACGCTGCCTGGTGCGTGACCCTGTTCGCCGGATACGGCTCCGCCCTGGCCGTCGGCGGTGCCGACCTGCTCGGCACCGCGCTGGCTGACCACCCGGGCGACATCGGCGCCGCCCTGAACGCCTGGGAGAGCGCACTACGCCCCGAAGTGGACAAGAAGCAGAAGCTCGGCAGGCGCGTCAAAGGCGTCTACGCCCCCGCCAACCCCTTGCTGCTGTGGCTGAGCCTGCTACCGCTGCGCCTGGCCACGCTGGGCCCGGTGCGCCGCTACATGACCCGCCGCTTCATCAAGGGCTGA
- a CDS encoding DUF6300 family protein, translating into MTGRWACPRCRTGEVLAVVRLPHTWTNAAGDPVRGIRDALLCACCDAGDPNAGPIITYFAVHGSAQPETLVQLARYLLRWIHRARAPKQPDENALNAEAEAWYRGEL; encoded by the coding sequence ATGACCGGCCGGTGGGCCTGCCCGCGCTGCCGTACCGGCGAGGTCCTGGCCGTCGTGCGCCTCCCGCACACCTGGACGAACGCGGCGGGCGACCCGGTCCGCGGCATCCGTGACGCTCTCCTGTGCGCCTGCTGCGACGCAGGCGACCCCAATGCCGGCCCGATCATCACGTACTTCGCCGTCCATGGGTCCGCGCAACCAGAGACCCTGGTTCAACTCGCGCGGTACCTGCTCCGCTGGATCCATCGGGCGCGGGCGCCGAAGCAGCCGGACGAGAACGCGCTGAACGCCGAGGCCGAGGCCTGGTACCGCGGCGAGCTGTAA
- a CDS encoding PadR family transcriptional regulator, which yields MTATSATNGPWSGFGSPEVRREMKRAAREAWRQMAAGWHEGGPQHGPQHGPHEHHEGGPHEHRHRGHRGPFPGGGFPWDFARGARGGRGGRGPFGGGPPFGRGRKAKRGDVRAAILALLTESPRNGYQIIQEIERRSEGGWKPSPGAVYPALQQLTDEGLVLAEENEGRKTFSLTEAGRAYVAEHSDEVRAPWEEMTPDIDDSTWELMDIARQSGFAMLQILQTGSEAQIRQAKQTLTETRRKLYQILADGDTGEE from the coding sequence ATGACAGCGACAAGTGCGACGAATGGCCCCTGGTCCGGGTTCGGCTCACCGGAGGTCAGGCGCGAGATGAAGCGCGCGGCCAGAGAGGCGTGGCGACAGATGGCCGCCGGATGGCACGAGGGCGGGCCGCAGCACGGGCCGCAGCACGGGCCGCACGAGCACCACGAGGGCGGGCCGCACGAGCACCGGCACCGCGGTCACCGCGGCCCCTTCCCCGGCGGCGGGTTCCCCTGGGACTTCGCCAGGGGCGCCCGAGGCGGCCGGGGGGGCAGAGGCCCGTTCGGCGGAGGCCCACCGTTCGGACGCGGACGCAAGGCCAAGCGCGGCGATGTCCGCGCGGCGATCCTCGCCCTGCTCACCGAGTCCCCGCGGAACGGCTACCAGATCATCCAGGAGATCGAGCGGCGCAGCGAGGGGGGCTGGAAGCCCAGTCCGGGGGCGGTCTACCCGGCGTTGCAGCAGCTCACCGACGAGGGCCTGGTCCTGGCCGAGGAGAACGAGGGGCGCAAGACCTTCAGCCTCACCGAGGCCGGCCGCGCCTACGTGGCCGAGCACTCCGACGAGGTGCGCGCGCCGTGGGAGGAGATGACGCCCGACATCGACGACAGCACCTGGGAGCTGATGGACATCGCCCGCCAGTCGGGGTTCGCCATGCTCCAGATCCTGCAGACCGGCAGCGAGGCGCAGATCCGGCAGGCGAAGCAGACGCTGACCGAGACGCGTCGCAAGCTCTACCAGATCTTGGCCGACGGCGACACCGGCGAGGAGTGA
- a CDS encoding DUF1707 SHOCT-like domain-containing protein, giving the protein MTPRDDLRIGDAERDAAMEALREHYAKGRLTREELDERLELTLSARTGGDLAVVCADLPGPRDPGPEEFEDAGSPWGREWHAHARGVHHPGFRPGSRIRHRAAWSHHHAGHRGGPPFAPVVVLLLVAGVAVAGVGVLKFLLLAWLAMAVLGLLRRRRWHSRARAGRFGPPGAF; this is encoded by the coding sequence ATGACGCCCCGAGACGACCTCCGCATCGGAGACGCCGAGCGTGACGCGGCGATGGAGGCCCTGCGCGAGCACTACGCCAAGGGCCGCCTGACCCGCGAGGAACTCGACGAGCGCCTCGAACTTACCCTGTCCGCGCGAACGGGCGGCGACCTCGCCGTGGTGTGCGCGGACCTCCCCGGTCCGCGCGACCCCGGGCCGGAGGAGTTCGAAGACGCCGGGAGCCCATGGGGACGTGAGTGGCACGCGCACGCCCGGGGCGTTCATCATCCCGGGTTCCGGCCCGGGTCCCGAATCCGTCACCGCGCGGCCTGGAGTCACCACCACGCGGGACACCGGGGCGGGCCTCCGTTCGCTCCCGTGGTGGTCCTGCTGCTGGTGGCGGGGGTGGCGGTAGCCGGAGTCGGGGTGCTGAAGTTCCTCCTCCTCGCCTGGCTGGCGATGGCCGTGCTGGGCCTGCTCCGCCGCAGGCGGTGGCACTCCCGGGCACGGGCCGGCCGGTTCGGCCCTCCAGGCGCTTTCTGA
- a CDS encoding GbsR/MarR family transcriptional regulator, translated as MNDRHEEWQAAERLALTLTEGGMQRMAARTLAVFLFTDQQSVTAGEIADRLEASAGSVSSSIKSLLTVGLIERLPSPGSRREHYRLRDDAWATLFTSQNTVIQAMLQAAAAGIAATGSGDPAHQRLAQMHAFYEFLLGEIPALLDRWHQQSG; from the coding sequence GTGAACGACAGGCATGAGGAGTGGCAGGCCGCCGAACGACTGGCGCTGACTCTGACCGAGGGCGGGATGCAGCGCATGGCCGCGCGCACCCTGGCGGTCTTCCTCTTCACCGACCAGCAGAGCGTCACCGCCGGCGAGATCGCCGACCGGCTGGAGGCCAGCGCAGGCTCGGTCTCCAGCTCGATCAAATCCCTGCTGACGGTCGGGCTGATCGAACGCCTCCCATCGCCCGGCAGCCGCCGCGAGCACTACCGGCTCCGCGACGACGCTTGGGCCACCCTGTTCACCAGCCAGAACACCGTCATCCAGGCCATGCTCCAGGCCGCGGCCGCCGGGATCGCCGCCACCGGCAGCGGCGATCCCGCCCATCAGCGCCTGGCACAGATGCACGCCTTCTACGAGTTCCTGCTCGGCGAGATCCCGGCCCTGCTGGACCGCTGGCACCAGCAGTCCGGCTAA
- the map gene encoding type I methionyl aminopeptidase: protein MIELKTPAEIQRMHVAGRFIAEVLSEVGRLADVGVNLLDLEHHVRGMIKQRGAESCYWDYAPSFGRGPFRNVICLSVNDAVLHGLPHDYTLRDGDVLSADLAVGVDGWVADSARTVVVGTAAEEDLRIIRATEEALEAAIEVARPGNRLGDISAAIWAVAHDYGYPVNTEFGGHGIGRTMHEGPHVSNKGRAGRGLTLRPGLTLALEPWFARTTDRIVYDADGWTIRSADGSRTAHSEHTVAVTENAPLVLTRREPENPATRADSAGRLSTKDA from the coding sequence GTGATTGAACTGAAGACGCCTGCGGAGATCCAACGCATGCACGTGGCCGGGCGTTTCATCGCCGAGGTGCTCTCCGAGGTCGGCCGACTCGCCGACGTGGGCGTCAACCTCCTGGACCTGGAACACCACGTGCGCGGCATGATCAAACAGCGCGGGGCAGAGTCGTGCTACTGGGACTACGCGCCGTCCTTCGGACGCGGCCCGTTCCGCAACGTCATCTGCCTGTCGGTCAACGACGCCGTCCTGCACGGCCTACCCCACGACTACACGCTGCGTGACGGCGACGTACTCAGCGCGGACCTCGCGGTCGGCGTCGACGGATGGGTGGCCGACTCGGCGCGCACGGTCGTCGTCGGGACCGCCGCCGAGGAGGACCTGCGGATCATCCGCGCCACCGAGGAAGCGTTGGAGGCGGCGATCGAGGTGGCACGTCCGGGCAACCGCCTGGGTGACATCTCGGCGGCCATCTGGGCGGTAGCCCACGACTACGGCTACCCGGTCAACACCGAGTTCGGTGGCCACGGCATTGGCCGCACCATGCACGAGGGGCCCCACGTTTCGAACAAGGGCCGGGCAGGGCGCGGCCTTACGCTCCGGCCGGGCCTGACCCTCGCGCTCGAACCCTGGTTCGCCCGCACGACCGACCGGATCGTCTACGACGCCGACGGCTGGACCATCCGGTCGGCGGACGGCTCGCGCACGGCCCACTCCGAGCACACGGTAGCCGTCACCGAGAACGCCCCCTTGGTGCTCACCCGGCGTGAACCGGAGAACCCGGCGACGCGGGCTGATTCCGCCGGTCGGCTATCCACAAAGGACGCCTAG
- a CDS encoding CGNR zinc finger domain-containing protein — MRASTTGRVLHDPRGGSFWFDAGAVCLDFAHTGGEGRYAVFETLHEPADLGEWLAQPPPAAVMTVPVTARELTAAKDLRQAIWDAAHARAARRPLPAGAVATINRAAASAPLVPELAVGGTTAGWAPPVRATQALSTLAREMIELLSGPLSGRIRECASDDCPLVFVDSSRPGARRWCAMERCGNRHKLRALRARRATDP, encoded by the coding sequence ATGCGAGCGAGCACAACCGGACGGGTGCTGCACGACCCCAGGGGAGGGTCGTTCTGGTTCGATGCCGGCGCCGTCTGCCTGGACTTCGCCCACACCGGCGGCGAGGGCCGGTACGCGGTGTTCGAGACCCTCCATGAGCCTGCCGACCTAGGCGAATGGCTGGCCCAGCCGCCGCCGGCCGCGGTCATGACGGTTCCCGTGACGGCCCGCGAGCTGACCGCGGCCAAGGACCTCCGCCAGGCGATCTGGGACGCGGCGCACGCCCGGGCGGCGCGTCGCCCCCTCCCCGCCGGGGCGGTCGCGACCATCAACCGGGCCGCGGCCTCGGCGCCGCTGGTCCCCGAGCTCGCCGTCGGCGGCACGACCGCGGGGTGGGCGCCGCCGGTGCGGGCAACGCAAGCGCTGTCGACGCTGGCGCGGGAGATGATCGAGCTGCTGTCCGGGCCGCTCTCCGGGCGCATCCGCGAGTGCGCGAGCGACGACTGCCCGCTGGTGTTCGTCGACTCGTCCCGCCCCGGCGCCCGGCGCTGGTGTGCGATGGAGCGCTGCGGCAACCGCCACAAGCTCCGGGCTCTCCGCGCCCGGCGTGCCACGGACCCGTGA
- a CDS encoding NAD-dependent epimerase/dehydratase family protein, producing MKLLVLGGTHHVGRAIVETALERGDEVSTLNRGLSRDPAPGVRALIADHTDVDTVRQALGDAEWDAVIDTWAWLQAEGDPAPRADAPSPDTWLDTAAEQRLLDQLSR from the coding sequence GTGAAACTGCTTGTCCTTGGCGGCACCCACCATGTGGGCCGCGCCATCGTGGAGACCGCGCTGGAGCGCGGCGATGAGGTGAGCACGCTCAACCGCGGCCTCAGCCGCGACCCCGCACCCGGGGTGCGGGCGCTGATCGCCGACCACACCGACGTCGACACCGTACGGCAGGCGCTGGGCGACGCCGAGTGGGACGCCGTCATCGACACCTGGGCCTGGCTCCAGGCCGAGGGCGACCCGGCACCCCGCGCGGACGCGCCCTCCCCCGACACCTGGCTCGACACCGCCGCCGAGCAGCGCCTGCTCGACCAGCTCTCACGCTAA
- a CDS encoding metal-dependent hydrolase, whose product MMGHTHALTGAIAWLGVAPTLAALPLLTETSKFLETGVMVNALNPAEFVAGALICAGAAMLPDLDHPSATIAQTFGPVTWGLSKAVSWLAGGHRNATHSLVFAAAAGFGAHYLANTYPIGRDILVVLLIGLALRAIGVGIPGKKFASAMLNVGMTAGLFVVFRSDNVGYAWLGLAVAIGCLTHVVGDCCTEKGCPVLWPIRRKWLLPWKIGIKTGRAFEQKFLAPVLSVVVLGLLYLRLAPQ is encoded by the coding sequence ATGATGGGTCATACGCATGCGCTGACGGGGGCGATCGCCTGGCTGGGCGTGGCGCCCACGCTGGCCGCGCTGCCGCTGCTGACCGAGACGTCGAAGTTCCTGGAGACCGGCGTCATGGTCAACGCGCTCAACCCGGCCGAGTTCGTCGCCGGGGCCCTCATCTGCGCCGGTGCCGCGATGCTGCCCGACCTCGACCATCCGAGCGCGACGATCGCGCAGACGTTCGGGCCGGTCACCTGGGGGCTGAGCAAGGCGGTGTCGTGGCTCGCCGGCGGCCACCGCAACGCCACCCACTCGCTCGTGTTCGCGGCAGCCGCGGGCTTCGGCGCGCATTACCTGGCCAACACCTATCCGATCGGCCGCGACATTCTGGTGGTCCTGCTCATCGGCCTGGCGCTGCGGGCGATCGGGGTCGGCATCCCGGGCAAGAAGTTCGCCTCGGCGATGCTCAACGTCGGCATGACGGCCGGGTTGTTCGTGGTGTTCCGCAGCGACAACGTGGGTTACGCCTGGCTGGGGCTGGCGGTCGCGATCGGATGCCTGACCCACGTCGTGGGTGACTGCTGCACCGAGAAGGGCTGCCCGGTGCTCTGGCCGATACGGCGGAAATGGCTGCTGCCGTGGAAGATCGGCATCAAGACGGGCCGCGCCTTCGAGCAGAAGTTTCTCGCCCCGGTACTTTCCGTCGTCGTTCTCGGGTTGCTGTACCTCCGCCTCGCTCCGCAGTGA
- a CDS encoding Clp protease N-terminal domain-containing protein, producing the protein MPKINVYLPDELAEAVKRAGVPVSAVCQRALEQAVRRVTSIRETALSSPDIDDLTARFPHFTPRARSVIKLSVEQARALGAAEVGTEHLLGGMLAEGSNLALQVLGALEIDPEEVRRRLDRPRLDAPAATATGAELTFGAPAAAALEMTVTEATSLGHNYIGCEHLLLGLIAEPEGVAGHVLRELGAEHRLTRRAVSAALAGYVHLCAQTQAAPGVPAQPADAASALSAAIREELRPVLRRLERLEERLGPAERRSR; encoded by the coding sequence ATGCCGAAGATCAATGTCTACCTGCCCGACGAGCTGGCCGAGGCGGTCAAGAGAGCCGGGGTGCCGGTCTCCGCCGTGTGCCAGCGGGCACTGGAGCAGGCCGTACGGCGGGTGACCTCCATCCGCGAGACGGCGCTCAGCTCCCCCGACATCGACGACCTGACGGCGCGCTTCCCGCACTTCACCCCCCGGGCCCGGTCCGTGATCAAGCTGTCGGTGGAGCAGGCACGAGCCCTGGGCGCGGCCGAGGTCGGCACCGAGCATCTGCTGGGCGGCATGCTCGCCGAGGGGAGCAACCTAGCGCTCCAGGTTCTGGGCGCCCTGGAGATCGACCCCGAGGAGGTGCGGCGCCGACTGGACCGGCCGCGCCTCGACGCACCGGCCGCGACCGCCACCGGCGCAGAGCTCACCTTCGGGGCACCGGCTGCGGCGGCCCTGGAGATGACCGTCACCGAGGCCACCTCGCTCGGCCACAACTACATCGGCTGCGAACACCTGCTCCTCGGGCTGATCGCCGAACCTGAGGGAGTGGCCGGGCACGTCCTGCGGGAGCTGGGTGCCGAGCACCGGCTGACCCGCCGCGCGGTATCGGCGGCCCTCGCCGGTTATGTCCACCTGTGTGCGCAGACCCAGGCCGCTCCCGGTGTCCCGGCCCAGCCCGCCGACGCGGCGAGCGCGCTGTCGGCGGCCATCCGCGAGGAGCTCCGTCCCGTCCTGCGCAGGCTCGAACGGCTGGAGGAGCGTCTTGGCCCCGCGGAGAGGCGTAGCCGGTGA
- the acnA gene encoding aconitate hydratase AcnA, which produces MSSNSFGSRDTLRVGDAGYEIYRLDAVEGSGRLPYSLKILLENLLRTEDGANITADHIRAVGQWDPSAAPNVEIQFTPARVIMQDFTGVPCVVDLATMREAVRDLGGDPARINPLAPAEMVIDHSVIVDFFGGPDSFQRNVEREYERNRERYQFLRWGQTAFDEFKVVPPGTGIVHQVNIEHLARVVMTRSVEKDGKAVLTAYPDTCVGTDSHTTMENGIGVLGWGVGGIEAEAAMLGQPISMLIPRVVGFKLTGKLPAGATATDLVLTITEMLRRHGVVGKFVEFYGEGVSSVPLANRATIGNMSPEFGSTCAIFPIDGQTIDYLTLTGRPAEQVALVEAYAKAQGLWLDPSAEEPVFSEYIELDLATVVPSIAGPKRPQDRIALSAAKETWRHDVRNYVEDIDHDGVDEAGQESFPASDAPASNAGANGRRPHKKVAVALADGTSFEIDHGVVTIAAITSCTNTSNPYVMMGAALLARNAVEKGLTRKPWVKTSLAPGSQVVTGYFERSGLQPYLDKIGFNLVGYGCTTCIGNSGPLLEEISAAIQENDLAVTAVLSGNRNFEGRINPDVKMNYLASPPLVVAYALAGTMDVDLNTEPLGTGSNGEPVFLADIWPAPEEIAAVVASSIDQEMFLHDYADVFKGDETWRSLPIPTGNTFEWDPASTYVRKAPYFEGMPPEPEPVTDISGARVLAKLGDSVTTDHISPAGAIKVGTPAADYLKENGVAVKDFNSYGSRRGNHEVMIRGTFANIRLRNLLLDGVEGGYTRDFTAPGGPQAFIYDASTNYQAAGIPLVVLAGKEYGSGSSRDWAAKGTALLGVRVVIAESYERIHRSNLIGMGVLPLQFPEGETARSLGLTGEETFDVVGVEALNGGGIPQTVTVRADGKEFQAVVRIDTPGEADYYRHGGIMQYVLRSLLAKS; this is translated from the coding sequence GTGTCCTCGAACAGCTTTGGCAGCCGTGACACGCTCCGCGTCGGTGACGCGGGATACGAGATTTACCGGCTGGACGCCGTGGAAGGGTCGGGGCGTCTCCCGTACAGCCTGAAGATCCTTCTTGAGAACCTTCTCCGCACGGAGGACGGCGCGAACATCACCGCCGACCACATCCGCGCGGTCGGCCAGTGGGATCCGTCCGCCGCGCCGAACGTGGAGATCCAGTTCACGCCGGCTCGCGTGATCATGCAGGACTTCACCGGCGTCCCGTGCGTCGTCGACCTGGCGACCATGCGCGAGGCCGTCCGCGACCTCGGCGGTGACCCCGCCAGGATCAACCCGCTCGCCCCGGCCGAGATGGTCATCGACCACTCGGTCATCGTCGACTTCTTCGGCGGCCCCGATTCCTTCCAGCGCAACGTCGAGCGGGAGTACGAGCGCAACCGCGAGCGCTACCAGTTCCTGCGCTGGGGGCAGACCGCCTTCGACGAGTTCAAGGTCGTCCCGCCGGGCACCGGCATCGTGCACCAGGTCAACATCGAGCACCTGGCCCGCGTGGTGATGACGCGAAGCGTCGAAAAGGACGGCAAGGCGGTGTTGACCGCGTACCCCGACACCTGCGTCGGCACCGACTCCCACACCACGATGGAGAACGGCATCGGCGTCCTGGGCTGGGGCGTCGGCGGCATCGAGGCCGAGGCCGCGATGCTCGGTCAGCCGATCTCGATGCTGATCCCGCGGGTGGTCGGTTTCAAGCTGACCGGCAAGCTCCCCGCGGGGGCCACCGCCACCGACCTGGTGCTCACGATCACCGAGATGCTCCGCAGGCACGGCGTCGTCGGCAAGTTCGTGGAGTTCTACGGCGAGGGCGTCTCCAGCGTGCCGCTGGCCAACCGGGCCACGATCGGCAACATGAGCCCCGAGTTCGGCTCGACCTGCGCGATCTTCCCGATCGACGGCCAGACGATCGACTACCTCACGCTGACCGGCCGCCCCGCCGAGCAGGTCGCCCTGGTCGAGGCCTACGCCAAGGCCCAGGGACTGTGGCTGGACCCCTCCGCCGAGGAGCCGGTCTTCTCCGAGTACATCGAGCTGGACCTCGCCACGGTCGTCCCGTCGATCGCCGGCCCCAAGCGCCCGCAGGACCGCATCGCGCTGTCGGCGGCCAAGGAGACCTGGCGTCACGACGTGCGCAACTACGTCGAGGACATCGACCACGACGGCGTGGACGAGGCCGGGCAGGAGAGCTTCCCGGCCTCCGACGCCCCGGCGTCCAACGCCGGCGCCAACGGCAGGCGACCGCACAAGAAGGTGGCGGTCGCCCTGGCGGACGGCACGAGCTTCGAGATCGATCACGGTGTGGTGACCATCGCCGCGATCACCAGCTGCACCAACACCTCCAACCCGTACGTCATGATGGGTGCCGCGCTGCTCGCCAGGAACGCGGTCGAGAAGGGCCTGACCCGCAAGCCGTGGGTCAAGACCTCGCTGGCTCCCGGCTCGCAGGTCGTCACCGGCTACTTCGAGCGCTCGGGCCTGCAGCCCTACCTCGACAAGATCGGCTTCAACCTGGTCGGCTACGGCTGCACCACCTGCATCGGCAACTCGGGTCCGCTGCTGGAGGAGATCTCCGCCGCCATCCAGGAGAACGATCTCGCGGTCACCGCGGTGCTGTCCGGCAACCGTAACTTCGAGGGCCGGATCAACCCCGACGTCAAGATGAACTACCTGGCCTCGCCGCCGCTGGTCGTCGCCTACGCCCTCGCGGGCACCATGGACGTCGACCTGAACACCGAGCCGCTGGGTACCGGCTCGAACGGTGAGCCGGTCTTCCTCGCCGACATCTGGCCGGCGCCCGAGGAGATCGCGGCGGTCGTCGCCTCCTCGATCGACCAGGAGATGTTCCTGCACGACTACGCCGACGTGTTCAAGGGCGACGAGACCTGGCGTTCGCTGCCGATCCCGACCGGTAACACCTTCGAGTGGGACCCGGCCTCGACCTACGTCCGCAAGGCTCCCTACTTCGAGGGCATGCCGCCCGAGCCGGAGCCGGTGACCGACATCTCCGGGGCCAGGGTGCTCGCGAAGCTGGGCGACTCGGTCACCACCGACCACATCTCCCCGGCGGGTGCCATCAAGGTCGGCACCCCCGCCGCCGACTACCTCAAGGAGAACGGCGTCGCGGTCAAGGACTTCAACTCCTACGGCTCGCGCCGGGGCAACCACGAGGTCATGATCCGCGGCACCTTCGCCAACATCCGGCTGAGGAACCTGCTGCTCGACGGGGTGGAGGGTGGCTACACCCGCGACTTCACCGCCCCGGGCGGGCCGCAGGCCTTCATCTACGACGCCTCCACCAACTACCAGGCCGCGGGTATCCCGCTCGTCGTCCTGGCCGGCAAGGAGTACGGCTCGGGCTCCTCGCGGGACTGGGCCGCCAAGGGCACCGCGCTGCTCGGCGTCCGCGTCGTCATCGCCGAGTCCTACGAGCGCATCCACCGCTCCAACCTGATCGGCATGGGCGTGCTGCCGCTGCAGTTCCCCGAGGGGGAGACGGCGCGGTCGCTGGGCCTGACCGGTGAGGAGACCTTCGACGTCGTCGGCGTCGAGGCCCTCAACGGAGGCGGCATCCCGCAGACCGTGACGGTCAGGGCCGACGGTAAGGAATTCCAGGCCGTCGTACGCATCGACACTCCCGGAGAGGCCGACTACTACCGGCACGGGGGCATCATGCAGTACGTTCTGCGCTCCCTGCTCGCCAAGAGCTGA
- a CDS encoding LLM class F420-dependent oxidoreductase, translating into MKLRIFTEPQQGATYDELLTVALATERLGFDAFFRSDHYMRIGGGDPGPGPTDAWTTLAGLARETSTIRLGTLVTPATFRLPGPLAISVAQVDQMSGGRVELGLGAGWFDAEHIAYGIPFPPVGERFGRFEEQLEILTGLWTTPAGETFSFEGAHYRLADSPALPKPAQSPRPPIIIGGVGARRTPRLVARFADEYNVPFRTLDDTAKAFDRIGRACEAEGRAPVMLSVAQTVCVGSGDAEIARRAGIIEQDLGALRATGLAGTPAEVAEKIGRFAELGAERIYLQVLDLADLDHLNLIAEEVLPHV; encoded by the coding sequence ATGAAGTTGAGGATCTTCACTGAACCGCAGCAGGGTGCCACCTACGACGAGTTGCTGACGGTCGCGCTGGCCACGGAGCGGCTGGGGTTCGACGCCTTCTTCCGTTCCGATCATTACATGCGGATCGGAGGGGGCGATCCCGGCCCCGGCCCCACCGACGCCTGGACGACCCTGGCGGGCCTGGCCAGGGAAACCTCCACGATCCGCCTCGGCACCCTGGTCACCCCGGCCACCTTCCGGCTGCCGGGACCGCTGGCGATCAGCGTGGCCCAGGTCGACCAGATGAGCGGCGGCCGGGTCGAGCTGGGCCTGGGCGCCGGTTGGTTCGACGCCGAGCACATCGCGTACGGCATCCCCTTTCCGCCGGTCGGCGAGCGGTTCGGCCGGTTCGAGGAGCAGTTGGAGATCCTGACCGGGCTCTGGACCACACCCGCGGGTGAGACGTTCTCCTTTGAAGGCGCCCACTACCGGCTGGCCGACTCACCGGCGCTGCCCAAGCCCGCGCAGAGCCCCAGGCCGCCGATCATCATCGGCGGCGTCGGCGCCAGGCGCACCCCGCGCCTGGTCGCCAGGTTCGCCGACGAGTACAACGTGCCGTTTCGCACCCTGGATGACACCGCGAAGGCCTTCGACCGGATCGGCAGGGCATGCGAGGCGGAGGGCAGGGCGCCGGTCATGCTCTCCGTCGCGCAGACCGTCTGCGTCGGCTCCGGCGACGCGGAGATCGCGCGGCGGGCCGGGATCATCGAGCAGGACCTCGGCGCGCTGCGCGCGACGGGCCTGGCGGGTACCCCCGCCGAGGTGGCCGAGAAGATCGGACGCTTCGCCGAACTGGGCGCCGAGCGGATCTACCTGCAGGTGCTTGACCTGGCCGACCTTGACCACCTGAACCTCATCGCCGAGGAGGTCCTGCCTCACGTGTAA
- a CDS encoding helix-turn-helix domain-containing protein — protein sequence MVRQPLTPEQIEAGRRLGALLRHARAGRDLAEVAHVAGISPETLRKIETGRLPSPGFGTIVCLGEALNVPVQELAATWRGNDLPLEAVS from the coding sequence ATGGTCCGCCAACCGCTCACACCTGAGCAGATCGAAGCCGGCAGGCGTCTCGGCGCCCTGCTGCGCCACGCGCGAGCGGGACGCGACCTAGCGGAAGTCGCGCACGTGGCCGGCATCTCGCCGGAAACCCTGCGCAAGATTGAGACCGGACGACTGCCGTCCCCCGGATTCGGCACGATCGTCTGCCTCGGTGAGGCACTCAACGTGCCGGTTCAGGAGTTGGCGGCTACCTGGCGCGGCAACGACCTACCGCTGGAAGCCGTCTCGTAG